Below is a window of Lacrimispora xylanolytica DNA.
GGGAAATTAATAAAAGACAGCCGCCGATGGACAGGATATTAAACTGTACCAACCGGCGGCTGTCTTTTTAAATTATTTAATAGATGATTTGGTCTCCATCTTTGATGCAGTAGTTAAGCTTTACCCCAAGCTCCTCCATCCATTGTCTTGTTTCAAGGGTTTTCCAGTCGCCGCTTCCAATGCCGGATCCCCCGTCATTGTTCCACAGCCAGAGAGGACAGGGCCACAGAGCGATTTTTGGATTTATTACCGAGTATACATCTTTGTTTACCCCGTACTGACCATGGTGAGACATCTGAACGATATCGCTTTTTAAGTCTTCCTTGCTTGTCTGCTCAAGGAGAAGCGCTCCAGCCTCTGGACCCATATCTCCCAGCACCAGGATGCTTACATTGTTTAAGAAAAACTTATAGGCAACGGAACTGTTATTGACTGAGGTCACATCGAGAAGGTAAGGATCGTTTAAAACCTTAGCTTTAATCTGACCGATTTTTATCTCGTCACCCTTGTGGACCACATGAAGCCTGTCCGCAGGAAGAGTGGCAATGGCAGCTCTGAAGTTATTGACCAAATTGGATCTTGACGGTTCCACCTTATCGTACCAGGACTGGTCTGCCAGGTTATAATAGATGTTGTCAATGGTGATCTTTCTTCCTGGATTGTTAAGTATCTGCACCAGTGCTCCCGCGTGATCAGAATGG
It encodes the following:
- a CDS encoding ComEC/Rec2 family competence protein; this translates as MKEFNIWKKIAAGLLFLNIVFSAFHIQTISPTTGEGSLKANSMGFGPSIAVGPGSKLFNGGSLSLLANYDKRQMLSMVLQDKSGNLVVIDGGWDIDADHLTEVIEQKGGHVSAWFITHPHSDHAGALVQILNNPGRKITIDNIYYNLADQSWYDKVEPSRSNLVNNFRAAIATLPADRLHVVHKGDEIKIGQIKAKVLNDPYLLDVTSVNNSSVAYKFFLNNVSILVLGDMGPEAGALLLEQTSKEDLKSDIVQMSHHGQYGVNKDVYSVINPKIALWPCPLWLWNNDGGSGIGSGDWKTLETRQWMEELGVKLNYCIKDGDQIIY